The Stigmatella aurantiaca DW4/3-1 genome contains the following window.
CCTCCGCCAACTGACGCGCTCGCGCGATCTGCTCGTCTTGAATGAACGGACCCGGCATGCGCGCACCTTAGCCGCTCTTCGCCTCTAAAGGGCCGAAAGTGCTCGGCTTCTTGCGTCAAGACCGCCGTCCACACCGAAATATCGGTGCCAGCCTGGGCAACGACTTGTGGTGATGCGGTTTACCGAAATGCCGGTGGTTTCACCGAACTGTCAGTGCCATGCCCCGAAGCCCAAACGGCAACTTCTTGATTTCATTGGAGGATTTGTCCGGCATGACTCCTGCTTAGTGCCCGGCGCAGCACCCCCGAACTTCACCAGGAGTCATCATGAAATCCCACCTCTTTTTCATCTCGGCGCTGCTCATGGGCAGCACGGCCTTGGCGGAGCCTCCCCCGCTGACAACCGACACGGGCTCGCCGGTCGGCACCAACCAGAGTTCGAAGACCGCCGGCCCCCGGGGCGGCATCCTCCTGGAGGACTTCCACCTCATCGAGAAGCTGGCGCGCTTTGACCGGGAGCGCATCCCCGAGCGCGTCGTGCACGCCCGAGGCGTAGGGGCCTACGGCACCTTCGAGAGCGCGGGAGACTTCTCGCAGCTCACCCGCGCGTCGATCTTCTCCGCCAAGGGGAAGAAGACGCCCATGTTCGTGCGCTTTTCCACCGTCATCCACCCGCAGGGCTCTCCCGAGACGCTGAGGGATCCGCGGGGCTTCGCGCTCAAGTTCTACACGGACGAGGGCAACTGGGACCTGGTGGGCAACAACCTGCCGGTCTTCTTCATCCGGGACGCCATCAAGTTCCCCGACATGGTGCACTCGCTGAAGCCCTCGCCCATCACCAACCGGCAGGAGCCGGGCCGCTTCTTCGACTTCTTCTCGCACCAGCCCGAGTCCACGCACATGCTGACCCAGCTGTACTCGGACATCGGCATCCCGGCGAACTACCGCCAGATGAACGGGCACGGCGTCCACTCCTTCAAGTTCGTCAACGCCAAGGGCGAGATGCGCTACGTCAAGTTCAACTGGCGCTCGCTCCAGGGCGTGAAGTCGCTCACGGCGGAGGAGGCCGCGCGCACCCAGGCCCAGGACTTCCAGCACGCCACGCAGGACCTCTACACCTCCATCGGCAAGGGGCAGCACCCCTCCTGGGAGCTGAGCGTGCAGGTGCTGGATCCGAAGGATCTGGATGCCTTCTCGTTTGATCCGCTCGATGCCACGAAGGTGTGGCCGGAGGACAAGCTGCCGCCCACCGTGCTCGGCAAGTTCACGCTGAACCGGACGCCGGACAACTTCTTCGAGGAGACCGAGCAGGCCGCGTTCTCCCCGGGGGTGATGCCGCCGGGCATCGAGCCCTCCGAGGATCGCCTGCTCCAGGGCCGCCTGTTCTCTTACGCGGACACCCAGCGCTACCGGGTGGGCGCCAACTACCAGTCCCTGCCCGTCAACAAGGCGCGCGCGGCCGTGAACAGCAACAACCAGGCCGGCAGCATGAACTCCGGCAACACCAAGTCGGACGTCAACTATGAGCCGAGCGTCGCCAAGGAGACCGCGGACAAGCCCTCGTTCCTGTTCTCCCAGCTGCCGCTGAGCGGGACGACCCAGCAGGCCACCATCGCCAAGACGGACAACTTCTCCCAGGCGGGGGCCTTCTACGCGAAGCTGTCCGCCCCCGAGAAGGAGCGGTTGGTGAAGAACCTCGCCGGGGATCTCAACCAGGTGAGCAACCCGGTGGTGAAGGCCCGGATGGTCGGCTTCTTCTTCAGCGCGAACCCGGAGTACGGGACGCGCCTGGCCAAGGCCGTGGGCGTCTCCCTGGACGACGCCAAGGCCACCATCGCCCCCCTGGCGACCGCGACTCCTTGAGCGTGACGGTGGGTCCCGCCCCTCCGGGGGTGGGGCCCACCGGTTGTCCCCCTTTCCCCTTCGAAGTCCCGACGTGGAGTGAACCGATGATGCGCAAGGCGATGAAGCTCTTGGCCGTGGTGGCCGCCGTGATGACCGTGGGCATGGCGCTGATGGCCGGCTCCCTGTTCCTCTGGGAGCGTCCCTCACCTGGGCGGGTCCTCGCCGTGAGCGAAGCGGAGCGCTACCTGCTCGCCGCGGCCCGGGAGGGGGACTCTGAAATCGTGGAGGGCCTCGTGAAGGCCGGCACCCCCGTGAACGTGCAGGACAAACGGGGCTTCTCGCCGCTCATCCTCGCGGCGTACCACGGCCACATCGGCACGGTGCGGGTGCTGCTGGCCTCGGGGGCGGATGCCTGCTCCGGCGACTCGCGCGGCAACACGGCGCTGATGGGCGCGGCCTTCAAGGGGCACGCGGACATCGTCGAATTGCTCCTCCAGCAACCCTGCGCGGTGGACCAGTCCAACGGAATCGGCCAGACGGCGTTGATGTTCGCCAGCCTCTTCGGCCGGAAGGACGTGGCCGACAAGCTCCGTCAGCACGGCGCCTCGATCGAACGGAAGGATGTCAGCGGGCGCTCCGCCCAGGACTGGGCCCGGACGCAGAGCGCCGAGCCGCCCATTCCCGCGGCGGAGCCCACCGCCGCGGCCCCCGGCAATCAGACGTAGCGCGTCTCGAACAGCTTGCGCAGCGCGGGCTCGGCGCGGAGCAACTCCAGCGTCAGGTCCGCGTGTCCCGGCACGTAGCCGTTGCCCACCAGCATCGTGACGTCCTTGCCCACCCCTTCGGCGCCCAGGGCGGCCGCGGTGAAGCTGGTGGCCATGGAGAAGAAGATGACGGTGCCCCCGCTCTTCACGGACAGGATGGAGGCCATCTCCGTGTTGCCCACCGAGGCGCAGTTGACCACGAGATCGCACAGCTCGCCGCCCGTGGCCCGGAACACGGC
Protein-coding sequences here:
- a CDS encoding catalase, which encodes MKSHLFFISALLMGSTALAEPPPLTTDTGSPVGTNQSSKTAGPRGGILLEDFHLIEKLARFDRERIPERVVHARGVGAYGTFESAGDFSQLTRASIFSAKGKKTPMFVRFSTVIHPQGSPETLRDPRGFALKFYTDEGNWDLVGNNLPVFFIRDAIKFPDMVHSLKPSPITNRQEPGRFFDFFSHQPESTHMLTQLYSDIGIPANYRQMNGHGVHSFKFVNAKGEMRYVKFNWRSLQGVKSLTAEEAARTQAQDFQHATQDLYTSIGKGQHPSWELSVQVLDPKDLDAFSFDPLDATKVWPEDKLPPTVLGKFTLNRTPDNFFEETEQAAFSPGVMPPGIEPSEDRLLQGRLFSYADTQRYRVGANYQSLPVNKARAAVNSNNQAGSMNSGNTKSDVNYEPSVAKETADKPSFLFSQLPLSGTTQQATIAKTDNFSQAGAFYAKLSAPEKERLVKNLAGDLNQVSNPVVKARMVGFFFSANPEYGTRLAKAVGVSLDDAKATIAPLATATP
- a CDS encoding ankyrin repeat domain-containing protein; the encoded protein is MMRKAMKLLAVVAAVMTVGMALMAGSLFLWERPSPGRVLAVSEAERYLLAAAREGDSEIVEGLVKAGTPVNVQDKRGFSPLILAAYHGHIGTVRVLLASGADACSGDSRGNTALMGAAFKGHADIVELLLQQPCAVDQSNGIGQTALMFASLFGRKDVADKLRQHGASIERKDVSGRSAQDWARTQSAEPPIPAAEPTAAAPGNQT